TGACGAAAGGAGCGCGATTCTGCACGCTGCTCTGCAGCTGACGCCCCCTTCTTCCGGCCCAATATGCGAGGTAGAGATTTCTGGGACATGGATGTCTGGTGGCCCGGAACTACTTACTCGGGTTGCACGCCGCCGCATTCGCTCCGAGCTTCGCCGACTCCAGTCTGAGCATGTGGTTCGGCTCGTTGGACGCATTGGCGAAGTAGATCGTGACAACTTCACATTTATCCTTCGTGGTACCGACGAAGGGACTCAGTATCGCGGAGTTTTTGAAGAAGAGATGCTTGATGATGTGGTTGATTACTTTGCCGAAGATCGGCGAGTCGCTGTCGTAGGTGTGCATCGAGCGGGTCGACTCTATGTGGCCGTGATTTCTGCCGATGCTAAGGCTGAAGGTGAGTGATTGCAAAGCTTAAGTGTGGCGTTCTTTCGGGGATTTATGCGATTTCAAAAAATCGTAGGTGAGTGTGACGGCCTCGATGACGTTCTCGTCACTCTCGTTGTCCCACTCGCCCGCAATGAATTTCACCGGCCAAGCCCAGGAGAGGCTCCACCGACGCAGCGTGGTGCCGTCCCGGTCCTGCTGGACGATGTCGAGGTTGCGCTTGTAGAGGCTGTCCGGCAGGCCCAGGCCGCTGGTGGTGTGCACGATGTCCTGGAACCAGTCGAAGAGCTCATGGTCCTGCGTGGCGCCCCGCTCGAGCGTGACGTCACTGAAGGTGAGGCGCCCCGGCGACTTGTTGGGGATGAGGCTGCCGCCCTCGAAGTATTGGACGTTGGCGACCTCGACGGACAACTCGCTGCACTTCTGGAAACCGGAGTGCCCGAGGCCGTCAGCCTCACAGAGGAACTTGAAGCGCTTATGGAAGCTGCGCGGCTGTCCGATGATGGCCATGGCCAGTCTCCTTAGAGGCCCGCCGAGGCCAGCTCGGCTTCGAGGGCGCGGGTGTCCTGGGCGATGCGCAGGACGATGAACTCGGCCGGCTTGTTGGTGGCGAGCCCGATGCGCGCCACCAGTTTGCCGGCGAAGACCACGGACGGCGGATTGAGCGCATCCGAGACGTCGACGAAGAAGGCCTTGGCGGGCTCCTGGCTGCGGAAGGCGCCGTTCTTCATCTGTGCGAGGAGGAAGGCGGCGATGGAGCGCCGCACCTGGGCGCGCAGCCCCTCGGTGTTGTTGCGGTGCCGGGCGAATTGCAGCCCCGACTTGAGGCTGCGCTGTAACCGTCCGGCGAGCGACGTGGCGGGAGGGATTGCTGAGGTAGCAGTCGTGGTGGACCCTGGCTGGAATGTCGAAGCCGGTTGAGAAGCAGGAGTGGTTCCAGGTCGCCGAGGCATTCGAGGCGAGTGGCCTGACGCAGAAGGAGTTCTCCGCGCAGCAGGGCCTGAGGCTGAGCACGCTGCAGTCGTGGGTGTACCGTCGGCGCCGCCAGCGCCCGCAGAAGGCCGCTGCGGTGCGCCTGCTGCCGGTGGAGGTCTCCGCCGCAGCGAAGGAGACTCCCGTGCAGCTCGAGGTGGAGCTGGCGAGCGGAGCGCGGCTGCGGTTCCCATCGGGAGCCGACGTCGACTACGTCGCCTTGCTCGTCACCGCGCTGAGCAGGTGAGCGAGTGTTCACGCTTCCCGCGTCGGTGCGCGTGGTGCTGGCCACCGAGGCGGTGGACATGCGCAAGTCG
This genomic stretch from Myxococcus fulvus harbors:
- a CDS encoding phage tail protein; the protein is MAIIGQPRSFHKRFKFLCEADGLGHSGFQKCSELSVEVANVQYFEGGSLIPNKSPGRLTFSDVTLERGATQDHELFDWFQDIVHTTSGLGLPDSLYKRNLDIVQQDRDGTTLRRWSLSWAWPVKFIAGEWDNESDENVIEAVTLTYDFLKSHKSPKERHT
- the tnpA gene encoding IS66 family insertion sequence element accessory protein TnpA; amino-acid sequence: MSKPVEKQEWFQVAEAFEASGLTQKEFSAQQGLRLSTLQSWVYRRRRQRPQKAAAVRLLPVEVSAAAKETPVQLEVELASGARLRFPSGADVDYVALLVTALSR